From the Malus domestica chromosome 17, GDT2T_hap1 genome, one window contains:
- the LOC139193416 gene encoding pentatricopeptide repeat-containing protein At5g27110-like, translating into MEALPSAQIQRLIVTENPINTAHYKHSRNAKPTTKVAVTHKVFDKMPHSDTFAWNRFIQTHIANADFHHAFATYHQMLIRGVRPDRHTLPHVLSASRLSADLSLGKQLHAHAHKLGCSGDRYVVAALIELYGRLDSADSAKGLFDKSLVTDSVSWTMLARLYIAEGKPGKAVHVFERMVESGAQIDSVAVATAAGACGMLRSLIDGTKVHRVAKERGLEYDVLVSNTILKIYMDCGCVDEAWAVFNQIPEKDVISWT; encoded by the coding sequence ATGGAAGCCCTTCCATCCGCCCAAATCCAGCGCTTGATCGTCACCGAGAACCCAATCAACACAGCCCACTACAAGCACTCCCGAAATGCTAAACCCACCACGAAGGTGGCCGTCACCCACAAGGTGTTCGACAAAATGCCCCACTCAGATACCTTCGCATGGAACAGATTTATCCAGACCCATATCGCCAATGCCGACTTCCACCACGCCTTCGCCACTTACCACCAAATGCTCATCCGCGGCGTTCGCCCCGACAGACACACTCTTCCTCACGTCTTGTCTGCCTCTCGCCTTTCGGCTGATCTCTCCCTCGGCAAGCAACTCCATGCCCACGCTCACAAGCTCGGCTGCTCTGGTGACCGGTACGTGGTTGCTGCTCTCATTGAGTTGTACGGTCGCCTCGACAGCGCGGACTCCGCGAAAGGGCTGTTTGACAAGTCCCTGGTTACGGACTCTGTTTCATGGACAATGCTGGCCAGGCTGTACATTGCGGAAGGTAAACCCGGCAAGGCGGTTCATGTGTTTGAGAGAATGGTGGAGTCCGGAGCACAGATAGATTCTGTGGCTGTGGCGACGGCGGCTGGTGCCTGTGGCATGTTGAGATCGTTGATTGATGGAACAAAAGTCCACAGGGTTGCCAAGGAACGTGGATTGGAGTATGATGTGTTGGTGAGCAATACCATCTTGAAAATATACATGGACTGTGGCTGTGTCGACGAAGCTTGGGCAGTTTTCAACCAAATACCGGAGAAAGATGTCATTTCTTGGACATAA